The Acidaminococcales bacterium genome includes a region encoding these proteins:
- a CDS encoding B12-binding domain-containing radical SAM protein, with amino-acid sequence MKIALTTFNSKYIHWNRALSFALAAMIKRVLPEAAIVLGGPEVSHDVERIFAGCPEADFIVQGEGEEIFSGLLKERERGGDGRGVPGAAWKGADGRVRIEGGARTLADLSLLKFPYDLAGGAFSGRILYYESARGCPYHCAYCLSGAGGSVRFAPVGKVLDDLALFIKAGVRQVKFVDRTYNLSRRHYLPAMRYLAARQTMTNFHFEIRADILDAETLDFLKSAPPGRFQFEIGVQSAQEKTLAAIGRGQDFAKIASAVGKLRASGNIHLHLDLIAGLPYETAELFRHSFNKVYALSPHVLQIGFLKILKGSPLATENGGHGYIFMPEPPYEVLGSKYIGYAELRQIKIFGRVFAQTYNSGKFSHTLDFLVKEIYRGDAYSFYAALAAWLEEGGLLPALAGPKAAAGHLAAFVREKLPDAWPDAQETLKADIVLNQEKSFRPDFIIWQKNGRGAATENFWRNGERAGKYLPGYTFTNWREIGNKYQIETFRRYFAGAKLTEPLAVLFLLAEKKWRPLARADFDAEDVPFSQVTSSSRGLGR; translated from the coding sequence TTGAAAATAGCGCTCACAACCTTTAACAGCAAATACATCCACTGGAACAGGGCGCTGTCTTTTGCCTTGGCTGCGATGATCAAGCGCGTTTTGCCGGAGGCGGCCATAGTTTTGGGCGGGCCGGAGGTTTCCCATGACGTTGAGCGGATATTTGCCGGCTGCCCGGAAGCGGACTTTATCGTGCAGGGCGAAGGGGAGGAAATATTCAGCGGGCTGCTCAAAGAACGCGAAAGGGGCGGCGACGGGCGCGGCGTGCCGGGTGCGGCTTGGAAAGGCGCGGACGGACGTGTGCGCATAGAAGGCGGGGCGCGGACGCTCGCGGATCTGTCTTTGCTGAAATTCCCCTATGATTTGGCAGGCGGCGCCTTTTCCGGCCGCATATTGTATTACGAAAGCGCGCGCGGCTGTCCGTACCATTGCGCCTATTGCCTTTCGGGCGCGGGCGGCAGCGTGCGTTTCGCGCCGGTGGGAAAAGTCCTGGACGATCTGGCACTGTTTATAAAAGCGGGCGTGCGGCAGGTAAAATTCGTCGACCGAACCTACAATCTCAGCCGCAGGCATTATTTGCCGGCAATGCGCTATCTGGCGGCGCGGCAAACCATGACTAATTTTCATTTTGAAATAAGGGCCGACATCCTTGACGCGGAAACGCTGGACTTTCTCAAGTCGGCGCCGCCGGGAAGGTTCCAATTTGAGATCGGGGTGCAGAGCGCGCAGGAAAAGACCTTGGCCGCCATCGGGCGCGGACAGGATTTCGCGAAAATCGCCTCCGCCGTCGGCAAATTGCGCGCGAGCGGCAACATACACTTGCATCTTGACCTCATCGCAGGACTGCCTTACGAAACGGCGGAACTTTTCCGGCATTCTTTCAACAAAGTTTACGCGCTGTCGCCGCACGTCCTGCAAATAGGATTCTTAAAAATACTCAAAGGGTCGCCGCTTGCGACGGAAAACGGCGGGCACGGCTACATTTTCATGCCGGAACCGCCGTATGAGGTGTTGGGCAGCAAATACATCGGGTACGCCGAATTGCGGCAGATAAAAATTTTCGGGCGCGTTTTTGCGCAAACGTACAATTCCGGCAAATTTTCGCACACGCTGGACTTTCTGGTCAAGGAAATATATCGGGGGGACGCCTATAGCTTTTACGCCGCGCTGGCCGCTTGGCTGGAAGAAGGCGGCCTTCTTCCGGCGCTGGCCGGGCCGAAGGCCGCAGCCGGGCATTTGGCCGCTTTCGTCAGGGAAAAGCTGCCGGACGCTTGGCCGGACGCGCAGGAAACTTTGAAAGCTGACATTGTTTTGAACCAAGAAAAAAGTTTCCGCCCGGACTTTATAATCTGGCAGAAAAACGGGCGGGGAGCGGCTACGGAAAACTTTTGGCGCAACGGCGAAAGGGCGGGCAAATACCTGCCCGGCTATACTTTTACCAATTGGCGCGAAATTGGCAACAAATATCAGATAGAAACCTTCAGGCGATATTTTGCCGGCGCAAAGTTAACGGAACCGCTGGCGGTCCTTTTCCTTCTGGCGGAGAAAAAATGGCGTCCGCTCGCGCGCGCGGATTTTGACGCCGAGGACGTCCCCTTTAGTCAGGTTACTTCCTCAAGCCGGGGATTGGGGCGGTAA
- the thrC gene encoding threonine synthase, whose product MLYKSTRGGDAAGAAGAIAQGIAADGGLFAPETLPAVTQGEIESFAAKGYVHAAECILRKYLTDYADAQLKSAVHSAYGQGAFPCGPAVLREITEETAVLELWHGPTFAFKDVALQLLPRLLVLAAGKSAGQKEIVILAATSGDTGKAALEGFAGVPGTKIVVFYPQDGVSVVQERQMVTQRGDNVFVLAVKGNFDDAQAGVKRMFSDRQLTGQMAAKGLFFSSANSINWGRLAPQIVYYFYAYALAVKNGRVKAGEKIDFAVPTGNFGNILAGFYALGMGLPIGRLICASNANNVLADFINTGRYDRRRTFHKTISPSMDILASSNLERLLYHLTGQDAPAVSGWMKLLAQEGAYDIGAENKKALQKYFSGYWADDGATQKTIAETFAAHKYLMDPHTAVAWKACADHRRQTGGAGYAIVLSTASPFKFALPVLKALDPGAPDMGAFAAIAALSGLSGLKIPEAMRELDRLPVLHGKAVAAEQMTGAVREILAI is encoded by the coding sequence ATGCTTTATAAAAGCACGCGCGGCGGCGATGCAGCCGGAGCGGCCGGGGCGATCGCGCAAGGGATCGCCGCCGACGGCGGGCTGTTTGCGCCGGAGACCCTTCCCGCCGTCACGCAGGGGGAAATTGAAAGTTTTGCCGCCAAAGGCTACGTTCACGCGGCGGAATGTATTTTGCGCAAATATCTGACCGACTATGCCGACGCGCAGCTTAAAAGCGCCGTCCATTCGGCCTATGGGCAGGGCGCCTTCCCCTGCGGCCCGGCGGTTTTAAGAGAAATTACGGAGGAAACCGCCGTTTTGGAACTGTGGCATGGCCCGACCTTCGCCTTCAAAGACGTGGCCCTGCAACTTTTGCCGCGCCTTCTCGTCCTGGCGGCCGGCAAGTCAGCGGGGCAAAAAGAGATCGTCATACTCGCCGCGACTTCCGGCGACACGGGCAAAGCGGCGCTGGAGGGCTTTGCCGGCGTGCCGGGGACAAAAATAGTCGTTTTTTATCCGCAGGACGGCGTAAGCGTTGTCCAGGAACGGCAGATGGTAACGCAAAGAGGCGACAATGTCTTTGTGCTGGCCGTAAAGGGAAATTTTGACGACGCGCAGGCCGGAGTAAAGCGGATGTTCAGCGATCGGCAGTTAACCGGGCAGATGGCGGCAAAGGGGCTTTTTTTCTCATCCGCCAATTCCATCAATTGGGGCCGGCTCGCGCCGCAGATTGTCTATTATTTTTACGCTTACGCGCTGGCGGTGAAAAACGGCCGCGTCAAGGCCGGCGAAAAGATTGATTTCGCTGTGCCCACAGGCAATTTTGGCAATATTCTGGCGGGATTTTACGCCCTTGGCATGGGCCTGCCGATAGGCCGCCTTATTTGCGCCTCAAACGCCAACAACGTTCTGGCCGATTTCATAAATACCGGCCGTTATGACCGCAGGAGAACTTTTCACAAAACCATTTCGCCCTCTATGGACATATTGGCGTCAAGCAACCTGGAACGGCTGCTTTACCATTTGACCGGCCAAGACGCGCCGGCGGTTTCCGGCTGGATGAAGCTGCTCGCGCAGGAAGGCGCCTACGACATAGGCGCGGAAAACAAAAAGGCTCTGCAAAAATACTTCAGCGGGTACTGGGCGGACGACGGCGCAACGCAAAAAACCATCGCCGAAACCTTTGCCGCGCATAAATATCTTATGGATCCGCACACGGCGGTCGCGTGGAAAGCCTGCGCCGACCATCGCCGACAGACGGGCGGCGCGGGCTATGCCATTGTTTTGTCCACCGCCAGCCCTTTCAAATTCGCCTTGCCCGTGCTAAAAGCCCTGGACCCGGGCGCGCCGGACATGGGCGCTTTTGCCGCCATAGCGGCCCTGTCGGGGCTTTCCGGCTTGAAAATACCCGAAGCCATGCGCGAGCTTGACCGTTTGCCGGTTTTGCACGGCAAGGCGGTGGCGGCTGAACAAATGACGGGCGCCGTGCGGGAGATTTTGGCGATTTGA